In one Amaranthus tricolor cultivar Red isolate AtriRed21 chromosome 8, ASM2621246v1, whole genome shotgun sequence genomic region, the following are encoded:
- the LOC130820400 gene encoding MLP-like protein 34 translates to MASTGLKRKLEGEIELRVGAAEAFHELYQEKPHEISNIHPEFVQACDLHDGAYGTPGSIIYWKYTLDGKPQVAKEIIEMVDEKNKKIRFKVIEGHLLDDYNSFVFVSQVISEGDELCLVKWTLEYEKKHSGIPEPSTLMDALLDAAKRIDEHHHRQDKN, encoded by the exons ATGGCTTCAACTGGTCTAAAACGTAAGCTAGAAGGTGAAATAGAATTAAGAGTTGGTGCAGCTGAAGCATTTCATGAACTTTACCAAGAAAAACCACATGAAATTAGCAACATTCATCCTGAGTTTGTCCAAGCTTGTGATTTGCACGATGGTGCTTATGGTACTCCTGGATCCATCATTTATTGGAAGTATACTCTTG ATGGAAAGCCTCAAGTTGCAAAGGAAATAATAGAAATGGTGGATGAAAAGAACAAGAAGATAAGATTCAAAGTGATAGAAGGGCATTTATTGGATGACTATAATTCCTTTGTATTTGTTTCTCAAGTGATATCTGAAGGTGATGAACTTTGCCTAGTCAAATGGACACTTGAGTATGAGAAGAAGCATTCTGGCATTCCTGAGCCATCTACTCTTATGGATGCATTACTAGATGCAGCCAAACGAATTGATGAACATCACCATCGCCAagacaaaaattag
- the LOC130820401 gene encoding MLP-like protein 28 produces the protein MAATGLKRKLEGEIEIRVGAADVFHELYQDKPHEISNIHPEFVQACDLHHGAFGTPGSIISWQYTLDGKPQIGKEIIEMVDEKNKMIRFKLIEGDLLEEYNSFVLTSQVISEGDELCLVKWILEYEKKHSGISEPTTVLDALLDAAKRIDEHHHRQDKQ, from the exons ATGGCTGCAACTGGTCTGAAACGTAAGCTGGAAGGTGAAATAGAAATAAGAGTTGGTGCAGCTGATGTTTTCCATGAACTTTATCAAGATAAACCACATGAAATCAGCAATATTCACCCTGAATTTGTGCAAGCTTGTGATTTGCACCATGGTGCTTTTGGAACTCCTGGATCCATCATTTCTTGGCAATATACTCTTG ATGGAAAGCCTCAAATCGGAAAGGAAATAATTGAAATGGTAGACGAAAAGAATAAGATGATCAGATTCAAATTGATAGAAGGAGATTTATTAGAAGAATATAATTCCTTTGTTCTTACTTCTCAAGTGATATCTGAAGGTGATGAACTTTGCCTAGTCAAATGGATACTTGAATATGAGAAGAAGCATTCTGGCATTTCTGAGCCAACTACTGTTTTGGATGCATTACTTGATGCAGCCAAACGGATTGATGAACATCACCATCGCCAAGAcaaacaataa